The proteins below come from a single Corylus avellana chromosome ca3, CavTom2PMs-1.0 genomic window:
- the LOC132174247 gene encoding F-box/kelch-repeat protein At3g06240-like, which translates to MSDSLPNEVVTEILSRLPVKSVIRFRCVSKTWCSLISSPHFIATHLRRALSNPHYPSISNLVLRHFDYRRKEDGSLAAILVHLLSLGAEIEKRSLFIGDASDFRRDPSDSIGSPCLSNCLKVIGSCNGLFCLAQGIDLVLFNPCIQKAISLPRPNIGCGGCGRFNSCCLHSLGFGYDPKTDDYKVVRLVYIQGITFSLVEIYTHRTGAWRSFTASGPPNNFTLDENVFFNGAVHWPARTPPDERPFRNFIHVVRHGG; encoded by the coding sequence ATGTCAGACAGTCTCCCAAACGAGGTTGTCACCGAAATCCTCTCACGACTGCCGGTGAAGTCGGTGATCAGATTCAGGTGCGTTTCCAAGACATGGTGTTCTCTCATCTCCAGCCCCCATTTCATCGCCACCCATCTCCGCCGCGCTCTCTCCAACCCCCATTACCCATCCATTTCCAACCTTGTCTTGCGCCATTTCGACTACCGACGCAAGGAAGACGGCTCCCTTGCCGCCATACTAGTCCACCTGCTTTCTCTTGGTGCAGAAATAGAAAAGAGGAGCTTGTTCATAGGAGACGCTTCGGATTTCAGAAGAGACCCATCAGATTCCATTGGATCGCCTTGCTTATCCAATTGCTTGAAAGTAATTGGTTCATGTAACGGCCTATTTTGTCTCGCCCAAGGTATCGATTTAGTTCTCTTTAACCCTTGTATTCAGAAAGCCATATCCCTTCCGCGCCCTAACATTGGCTGTGGGGGATGCGGACGCTTTAACTCTTGTTGTCTCCATTCTCTTGGCTTTGGTTATGACCCCAAGACTGACGATTACAAGGTGGTGAGGCTTGTGTATATCCAAGGCATTACTTTTTCTCTGGTTGAGATTTATACGCATCGAACCGGCGCATGGCGCTCTTTTACGGCCTCCGGTCCTCCCAACAACTTTACACTAGATGAGAATGTTTTCTTTAATGGGGCAGTCCACTGGCCAGCTCGCACTCCACCGGACGAGCGCCCATTTCGCAATTTCATTCATGTCGTTCGACATGGAGGATGA